A region of the Neomicrococcus lactis genome:
TCCTCGCCAACATGACAGAGTTCGGTAAGAGCGAGCTGTTCACCAAACAGCAGCTCGCGGACGCCGGCGTTGCGATGGTCATCTACCCGGTGACGTTGCTTCGTATCGCGATGGGAGCCATCGAGCGTACGCTGGACACGATTGCCACAGAGGGAACGCAGGACAGCAAGGTCGAAGAGATGTTGACGCGTTCACGTCTCTACGAACTCGTTGACTACGAGGCCTACAACCAGTTCGATTCCGGAATCTTCAACTTCCAGGTTCCGAGCTCCGATATTCAAACGAACAACGCGAACCTCTAAGGCCGCGGAACAGCTATAAGGAGAAATCATGACTGAAACTGAGGAGATCAGGAAGGGTCTTGCGGGAGTCGTCGTTGACTACACCGCGGTATCCAAGGTCAATCCTGAGTCGAACTCGCTGCTCTATCGCGGCTATCCGGTTCAGGAATTGGCTGCGCAGAAGTCCTTCGAAGAGGTTGCGCTCTTGCTCTGGAACGGCGAGCTTCCAACGGAAGCTGAGCTTCAGGAGTTCGTGACCTTCGAGCGTTCCAACCGCGCGCTTGATGAGAACGTGAAGGCAGCCATCGACTTGTTGCCAAAGAATTGCCACCCGATGGATGTGGGACGCACCGCCGTTTCCGTCATGGGCGCCAACCACCCGAAGGCCGAGGATTCCTCGCCGGAGGCTGAGTTGGAGAAGGCAAAGCACCTGTTTGCGAAGTTCCCTGCTGTGGTGGCCTATGACCAGCGCCGCCGTCGCGACCAGGATGTCGTTGAGCCGCGCGAGGATCTGGATTACTCCCAGAACTTCTTGTGGATGACCTTCGGCGAAGAAGCTGCGCCAGAAGTCGTGGACGCCTTCCGCGTCTCCATGGTCTTGTATGCGGAGCACTCCTTCAACGCTTCCACGTTCACGGCTCGTGTCATCACCTCGACGCTGTCTGACCTTCACTCAGCTGTCACGGGTGCTATCGGCGCTCTCAAGGGCCCACTCCACGGTGGCGCCAACGAGGCCGTCATGCACACCTTCCACGAGATCGGCATCCGCAAGGAAGAGTCTCGTGAAGAGGCAGCTGCCCGGGCCAAGGCGTGGATGGAAGACGCTCTCGCGCAGAAGAAGAAGGTCATGGGCTTCGGCCACCGCGTCTACAAGAACGGTGACTCCCGCGTGCCAACCATGAAGGCTGCGCTGGACAAGATGATTGAGTACTACGGTCGAAGCGAAATGCTGGGCCTCTACGACGGGCTCGAGCAGGCCATGGGTGAGGCTAAGAACATCAAGCCAAACCTTGACTACCCTGCCGGCCCTACGTACCACTTGATGGGCTTTGACACGGAAATGTTCACGCCGATCTTCATCGCCGCTCGCATCACCGGCTGGACTGCTCACATCCGCGAGCAGCGTGCCGCCAACGCGTTGATCCGCCCGCTGTCCGCCTACAACGGACCGGAAGAGCGTCACCTTTCGTAGGTCGCACCGCTTTTCTTAAAAGTACGACGACGCAGCTCGCCTGGGATTTCCGGGCTGAAGCTGCGTCGTCGTACTTATTTATGGGCTCAGTTGCCGCGCAAGCTGCGAGCGAACTGAACGACGTCTTTCCAATATTGCGAATTTGCGAGGTAGTTCTCCACGCCGCTGGTCATCGTCATTCCGCTGTCGACGAGTTCCGCCCGGATCTTTGCACCGTTGGGCAACTCGACGTCAGTGAGAAGGTCTTTTCGCTTGCCTTCGTCTGGCAGGTCTTGAGGAATCAGGGAGAGCATCACGTAGTCCTTCATTTCAGCCGTCTTCTGAACCAAAGCCACGGCGAGAGGTCCTTGAGGACTACTGAGCTCGATGTTTTCCCGTCGGAGAACCTGATAAGGGGCATCCCCGAAGATCTTGTCCGTCACTTCGTTTCCGGATTCCGGCCGAAGCGCAACGGCCATTCCGCCGTAGGTATCAAAGAAGTAAGCGCTGTCCTTTTGGGCATCGTTCAGGCCACTCGCTTTAGTGACTAGCGTCCAATCACTCCGCTTCTCAGCAGTCAGCCCCAGCCCCTCGCTCAAATCAACGGCTTGCCATGATGCCGCAGCCTTGGTTGGCGCCCACGTTGGAATGTTTGGACCTAGCAGATTCCAAACGTTGTCCACCTCCACGTCCATTGCTTTCAGCGTGGCATCCACCCAGCTGCTCATGTTGGGGTAGGGATCCGCAAATGGCTGAGCACGAAGATCCGGGTATGCCGGAATCCAGTTCGGGTAGGTCTGCTGGCTACCGATGTCCTGATAAGCACCTACAGCCCACTTGCCCTCTTGCCAGGTAGCGATGAAGAGACTCCGATTCCCTTCGATGATCCCACCCACCAAATCCTTCGCAAAGTAATCACGGTCGGTGGTCCCGACAAAGGCTGCGTATCCCTGATAACAGCCCACCACTGGATGTTCCTCAGGGGTACCTTCCACCAGCTCAGTCTTGTTGGTATCCGGGTTGTCGATCGTTAGCTTGCTGATCTCGAACGCCTTGCACGCCGTGGAATCTTCCCAGAACACGTTCTCGTGCGCTGGCACTAATCCGTTCGGCAAGGACGAAGCTCCCGGCGCCGGCGCCGTGGACCCGCCTGAGCTCGCCGGAGCCGACGAAGTTGGCGACTCGGAATTCGTTGGAGCTGCTGAAGAGCCCGACGGTGTACTCGAACCACTGGACGGCGACTCTGACGCTTGCGTCGGAGAAGCGCTGGTGCTCATCTTGGTTGCGTCCGGCGCGGTGACGCCAGGTAGCGGATTGTTGACACGTGATTGGAACGGGTTGATCACCAGAACCAGTCCAACGGCGGCTGCAGCCGCAACGCCTGCAATCCACACAGCCGGCTTCTTGAACCAGACCACGTTGTTCTTTGTATCTTCCGGCGCCTTGTCGGCCGTCTCAACAAAAGTTGGGGCGAAAGTTGGCGCGTCAGAGCCGTCGGGTCCCGTGAAGGACAGATTCAGCGGTCCTGGAGCTGGCAAGCCTTGCGCCGGGTCCGACTGTTTCATCAGATCTTCAATGCGTCTCATGGTGTCACGCCTCCTTTCCGTTGGTGAAGTGCTTTCCTGATGGTTGGTTCATCAGATGTGGTGGGGCCAATTTGGCGAATGCCTGACGTGCCCGCGTCAGTCGCGTAGCAGCCGAGGCCTCCGAGCATCCAAGTACCTTGGCTAGATCGGAGCCGCGAAGTCCGTCCCAGTAAGAGAGGATCAGCACTTCGCGATCCTTCTCCCGCATTTGGTCCAGCACTTCTCCAACGTCTGCACTGATGCCAAAGTGATCGGGGCGGCTCGTCAGAACTACCGATTCCCTCAGCTTGTCGCGAAGCCGGACTTGGCGCTGCGAACCGCGGTGCTGATTCAAAATCATGTTCTTCGCGGTCACAATGAGCCACGCGATATCAACCGCCGTGCCGTCCTGAAGTTTTTGCCATGCAACGCGAAAAACATCATTTGTCAGTTCATTAGCGTCTTCAAGATTGAAGACGCGTCGATAAATGAATCGCTGAACGGTGACGGCATGCAGGTTGTACAACGTGTCGATCTCTTGCTCTATCTGCATGCGCATTACCAAGCCCCCTTTGAAGCACTACGTCGACGCGGACCGCAATTTGCCGCATGACCTATTTATCGAGAATCCGAATTCCTCACGTTGTCCGTCGGTCCTTCTATTTGATTCATGTCCAGTTGAAACGAAAACTTGTCACAAATCCAGAAACTTTTTTCGAGGGGTTTTGCACGCGACCGCTAATGAAAGCGACCTTTGGCATTCAACCTACCGACGCATAAGTCCATTGTCTAGATTGAATTGGGGAATATCGCGGAAAAGTTCGCCTGACATGCATCAAGACGTGCCTCCAAATACGACGACGCAGCTCGGCTCGATTTCTCAAGCTCGGGCTGCGTCGCGCTTTCCTGAATTTCTGCGCAGTTCCTGGCGGAAGTTACTTCACTTTCAGTCCCCCCGCGAAGTCCACCAGGTCTGTCCAGTACTGAGAATTCAGGAATTCTTGCTGCTCGTTTGCAGTCTCAAATCCCAGAACAGGTGTGATTGAAAATTCCAGTGATTTCCCGTTGGTCAGCTCGATCCGTGCCGGGAGGTCACACGCTTTGCCGGACTTCGCGGCATTGCGGTCTACGAGGCTAACCGCACTCAGCTCTCTTCCCGACTCGTCTGTGCTCGTGACGAGAGCAACCGATAACGCTCCGGCCTTGGCCTTGAGATCGATGTCTTCGCGCGCCAGGATTTCGTACGTCGTACCCGGGTCATAGCACTCGGCCTCTGGCGATGGGCTCCAGACCGTAAGTGATGCCGCAGTGGCGCCGTATTGGTCAAAGAATCTGAGTTCGTCAATGATGGTGTCGTCCTGTTTGCGGTCGCGCGTCACCAGCTTCCAGTCACTTCGCTGATTGCCGCTCACGCCCGATTCGTTGAAGTCAGCCGTACTTGCTGCGGGTTCGGTGGGCGCCCACGCGGACCTATTCGGACCGAGAAGCTTCTCAGGATCGTCGACGGAAACTTCCAAGTCATCAAGTGTCTTCTGTATGACCACTGCCGCGGTCCGTCCTTCCGGATCAGGGAACGCTCGAGTAAGCGGATAAGTGGACAAGCCGATCAAGGACTCGACGCCGTCCGTTTCGTCCATGTGGTTCACGAGCCAGCGTTTGCCATCCCACTTGGCCACATACAGGCCAGTGAAAACATCCGACAGCTCCTTCTCGTAGAGAACCCGATCAGGCAAACTCACGTACGTGGCATAGCCTCCGTAGCAGCCAGCTACCGGATTGTCGGCAGGTTTCCCGTTCAGCGGTTCAAACTCTTTGGCGCTGAAGCTGTAGACCATCACTTTTTCTACGTCGAAGGCTTTGCACTCCGCCGAGTCTTCCCAGTAGACATCCGGGTGGGCAGGTTTGAGTCCGTTGGGAAGGCTCGACGTACTGTTAGTCGACGAAGCTTGGGTTGAAGTCGATGCACCGCTAGAGCCTGAAGGACTCACTGACGTGGAGGACGCCGTACCCGACGCGCTTGATGCGCTTGACGAGCTAGAAGCACCGGATGGTGAACCAGAGACTCCTGGCAAGTGGTTGTTCGCTTGTGGTTGGAACGGGTTGATGACTAGGACCAACCCGACTGCGACTGCCGCTGCAACCCCAGAGATCCATACGGCTGGCTTCTTGAACCACACCACATCTTCTTTCGTATTTTCCGGCATGTTGTGAGCTGCTTCCACATAAGTAGGGACAAAGTTTGGGGCTTGAGCGCCTTGGGCACCAAGAGAGGTCAGATCCGGCGGTCCCAACACCGGTAGGCTTTGGACCGCTAACTAAAACTTCGGTGAGAGGAAGACGCAGCTCGCAACCCACCCTCAACTGAGGTTGCCTCATGGCCGCAAGCTGCGTCGTCGTCATCAAAACCGCACCGAATCAGCTGAACTGCAAGCTGCCCGCGAAGCGAACAATGTCCTTCCAAGCCACTGACTTCGTGAAAGCGTTGATTTCCTTTTGAGAAACAAACCGGAAATTCCCCTTGATCATGGGGTTCAGGTATCCGTTACTACCGACGCTCAGCCACTGGTCAATATCACAGAGCAGACCCGACTTTGAAGCCGATTCTGGTACCAGCATGATGCGGTATGAAATTTGGCCCAATTCAGCTAGCTCGACAATGGCCACGTTGAGCTTTTGGCCATTAGCCGTCATCTCTGTGGATGATGCCTTCTTGATCCGGTAGGTCGAATCAGCCAAATAGCATTCGCCAGGTACCTCGTCCGTAGTAGTGGTGTAGTCCAGGGACAAGTGAAAATTCCCGAATCGATCCGTAATCATGTCAGGAGAGTCGTCGAACCAACGGTTTTCGTAGATCTTCCAGTCGTCACGAATTTCAGCCGTCACGCCTGGCTGCCCGGGGAGCTTTTGTCGTTCCCACGATTCAGCGGGAACGTTCGAAGTCCAAATAGCAGCATCTGGGCCCACTAGGTGCTCAATATTTGAAACCCACACTCCTTGAGGTTGGAGTTGGCTGCTCATTTCCTCTTGAAGGGCCGCACCCGAGGCGTTTGAGAAGACGCGCAATTGCGGATAACTCCACGCACCGTCGTAGTCAGAAAGGAGAATCCATCGAGATCCATCCCACGCGGCAAACATGGCGCCTTCGTAGCTTCCGTCGATTTCATCCTGCGAAAGCTGGATGTAGTACTCGTCGCTCTTGTTATAGAAAGCAACAAAGTCTTCAGAGCAACCGAGTACCGGGCTAGACGCGTTGGTGTATTCGACCGGCTCCTCGTCGAAGCGCTCCAACGTATCGAAGGAGAATGAGGCACACGCTTCTGAGTTCTCCCAGAAGACCGATTCGTGTGCTGGCTTCAGTCCATCCGGCAAAGGAATGGTGTTTTCTTGCGGCGCCGGCTTAGCGGCCGCCGTTACTGCAGGAGAGAGAGTTGGAGCGGCGGTGGGCGTAGCCGTTGCCGCCGAAGGGAAGAAGGACGCTGCGAGAAGCGATGATGCCACCGCTCCAGCTAGGGCATAACGCGCGCGCCGACTTTGAGTGGATCGTTCCGTCATGATCTTGCCTTTCAGAGAGTGCGGAAGACCTTGTGTATCCCCCGTCACTTTGTATATGTCTGGCGAAAGTACTTTTCTGACAGTTCTCAGAATATTTTTTCAAATACAACGACGGCTCTGGTGGCGGCAGAGAACTACTTGGTGTTCTGCAGGGAATTGGCAAGTCGAATCAGATCAGCCCACTCTTGGGAGTCAACGAACTGCTCGATTTCATCGTTTGACTTGAATCCGAAGAAGCGGCCAAAGTCTGCCGTCCACGAGCCGCTTGAAGTCTCGATAAGCCCAGGGAGCTCGCAGCCTGATCCCGTCACGGACTGATCATGCGGTACGAATCGTAGATTCGTACGTTCGTTGCCATAAGTGTCCTTGAGTGTCACAAGCGCGAGATCAAAGGACGCGGCGAGACCCTCGGTCAGCGGTGCACGCGCGACCACTCGGAAGGTGAGATCCTCACTAAAGCACTGATCCTGGCCGTCGGGTTCCGGACCCATGAACGATGCCACTTTGGTACCGTGTGCATCGAAAATGAATATCTCTTGGCGACCAGAATCGGCGATAGGAGCCGGGGTTAAGACGCTCCAATCAGCTCGCTTTTCTCCCGCGATTCCAGCCTTCTCACTGGAGAATCCTTCCCATGCAGCGTCGCTTGAATACACCCAAGATGGAATGTTCGGCCCCATGAGATGTGCCAAATTCTCGGGCTGCACACCGTAATTCTTGAGAACCTCCAAAGTGCGTTCTTCTGGAGTTTGACCTTCCATGGCGTAACTGATCCGAAGGGCAGGGAACGGAAGGAGCTGAAGTGGAACCTCGGTAGTGGAGTCGGTCGATTCTTCAAGCTGAATCCAGCGTTCGCCATCCCACTTTGCAACGAAAGCGCCCACAAAACTATCGTTTGGCTGTTCATAACTGATTTGATTCGTGACATTGAGGTAACTCGCAAAGTTGCCCGAGCAGCCAATCACCGGACGCTCTTCGGTGGGACCGCTAAAGGGTTCGAGCTTGGAGGAGCCTAGTACAGCAGCCAAGACAGTTTTCACGTCGAAGGCACGGCATTGAGCCGAGTCACCCCAATGCACGTAGGGGTGCGCAGGAACAAGACCATTTGGAAGTTGATCCGCTCGTGAAGTGGCGGTGGAGCTGGAGCTCGATGCTGCCCCGGAAGAAGTCCCCGCCGAAGAACTGGACGACGGACCAGCAGATGAAGAGTTCAGCGTCGAGCTAGACGACTGCGTGCTCTGCGTTGGCGAAACGGCCGGAGGCCTTTGATCTTGTTGCGGCGCGAAAGGATTGGTGATGATCACTCCGGTGACCACTGCCGCAGCAGCGGCACCAGCAATCCAAACTGCTGGCTTCTTGAACCACACCACGTTATCTTTCGTGTTCTCCGGCATGTTGTCAGCTGCTTCCTCATAAGTAGGGACAAAGGTTGGGGTGTGTGTGTCATCAGCACCTAGAGATGACAGGTTGAGAGGACCTGGCGCTGGCAAGCCTTGGGCCGGGTCAGCCTGGTTCATGAGTTGTTCAATGCGATCCATGCTCCTCACACCTCCTTCGTGCCGTGGGTTGATTCTGAGCCTGGGAAGTGCTGCACCAAATGGGCTGGCGCTATTTGGGCAAATGCTTGGCGTGCTTTCGTCAGTCGTGAAGTTGCTGACGCTGCGGTACATCCCAGCACTTTGGCGAGATCGTCGCCGCGCAGCCCGTCCCAATAAGCAAGGATGAGGACTTCTCGGTCTCTTTCGCGCAGTTTGTCTAAGACATCGGCTACTTCGGAGCAGATACCTCCGCTCGAGGCTTGCCCGTCTTGATTGGCCGAATCCTTCATCTGTTCGGCCAACTTAAGTGCACGCCCGGATCCAGGATGGAGGTTTTGAATCAAGGTCTTGGCGGTCACGATGAGCCAGGCGATATCTACTTGCCGGCCCGCTTGGAGGGTGCTCCACGCAGCGCGAAAGACGTCGGTGGTCAGTTCGTTTGCGTCTTCAAGATTGA
Encoded here:
- a CDS encoding bifunctional 2-methylcitrate synthase/citrate synthase is translated as MTETEEIRKGLAGVVVDYTAVSKVNPESNSLLYRGYPVQELAAQKSFEEVALLLWNGELPTEAELQEFVTFERSNRALDENVKAAIDLLPKNCHPMDVGRTAVSVMGANHPKAEDSSPEAELEKAKHLFAKFPAVVAYDQRRRRDQDVVEPREDLDYSQNFLWMTFGEEAAPEVVDAFRVSMVLYAEHSFNASTFTARVITSTLSDLHSAVTGAIGALKGPLHGGANEAVMHTFHEIGIRKEESREEAAARAKAWMEDALAQKKKVMGFGHRVYKNGDSRVPTMKAALDKMIEYYGRSEMLGLYDGLEQAMGEAKNIKPNLDYPAGPTYHLMGFDTEMFTPIFIAARITGWTAHIREQRAANALIRPLSAYNGPEERHLS
- a CDS encoding sigma factor-like helix-turn-helix DNA-binding protein — encoded protein: MSVPYEQAVNTLYQRHAVTVQHFIYRRVFNLEDANELTTDVFRAAWSTLQAGRQVDIAWLIVTAKTLIQNLHPGSGRALKLAEQMKDSANQDGQASSGGICSEVADVLDKLRERDREVLILAYWDGLRGDDLAKVLGCTAASATSRLTKARQAFAQIAPAHLVQHFPGSESTHGTKEV
- a CDS encoding RNA polymerase sigma factor translates to MRMQIEQEIDTLYNLHAVTVQRFIYRRVFNLEDANELTNDVFRVAWQKLQDGTAVDIAWLIVTAKNMILNQHRGSQRQVRLRDKLRESVVLTSRPDHFGISADVGEVLDQMREKDREVLILSYWDGLRGSDLAKVLGCSEASAATRLTRARQAFAKLAPPHLMNQPSGKHFTNGKEA